The genomic stretch aaacagttacagaaattcaccaaaacaattacagaaatacacccaaaggattacagaaatatacCCAAAGGAttataaaatacacccaaaggatttaagaaatacacccaaaattcgttgaagtacaccttatgcataatttatcactcttcctctttctcctcctcatgttctgctgtttcttcttcttcattttcttatttcatattttcataattctttttgggaggaaaaaataaaacaaagaagaaaaaaatacataatgttgcaaaatcaaaagaagaacGAAGAGAAATACGACGATGAAGATGAAACACTTCAAAAAGGATTTCAGAGTTtgatgtaaaaaaataataaaaatcgaGAATAACGAATAAAGAGAATagagagaaaagcacgtaaatgaagaaggagaaagagaatgcaagaaattcgaaaaagaaaacataatcctttcaaaaattaaaaatctgtTAGAGGCGCGTTTGAACGTAATATCAATTAGAGGACTTGTAAGACTTGTATGTACAGATTAATCCTTTAAAATATTCTATGTTAAAATGTATTTATGTATGTATATACtaatatattctatatttataaaGTCTATTGAGACTCCTCTTTCATaatattctttaattttcatttaataaaatctaatagtTCATAGAAGATAATACATCTAAGGCACACAAAATAATTGAGTTGATTTTAGGCATACCCTATTAAACAAATCtaagaaaatttgaaaagaacttgataagtaaaaaaaaaagaaaaaaaaaaagaaaatatcatgCAAGTTGTTAGAGAACTAACACGCTAGAATTATCCATAAAGATTTGTAgcttattatattattattcatcTTTTATCATTGCAATTTTTAGAAGGCTTATTTAACACATTCTTTTAATTCCATAGCAAAATTTTTAaggattttattttaaattaataaattaaatactatatctacaattatatatatttaaattatttatatttttattttatttatctcatTTGCactaacaataaaataaatatacatattttttggtgatttaaaataaatatacatattatttaattataacgtaaataaaatatatatttcgtTTATAGTTATAAGATCATGCTAGTTGACaattaaaatagatataatttattttaatttgaattatatcaattttatttaattctttaatatatctaatttaattcaaACAGTTATAATTTACATGTTAAATTCTGTATATGATAATTTATTAGCTaatgataaattttatataGAGCTTAAATTTACGACGGATTAATTCTTAGtatatcatattaaaaatattgtgaaaaacaaaaaaaagttataatttgtataattatattatatcaatttaaatttattttataatccAATCTAATCCGAATTATTGTGATTTAATTGGATTATTTTATAtcctttcaaattttataattttttattattaattcttttttagaattaaattaCATTCGATTCAAATCATAATATtagaaagacaaaaaaaaaacagctagaacttattttatttaatttttattaattattttagcaatcaatgaaaattaaataaggCAAATTCTAATTGATTTTGgctaaatttttttgttaccaaatatttctgattcaaatttaaatttttaaaaaattttataattaaaaaattctaaatcatTGATTGATTTTTCAAATCCAAATAAATTGagtcaaaataaaatataataatttaaatgtaatcaaattaaaaaataaattaaaatcatataatACCTTTTATAATCATTTTAATCAAATCTATATaatcaaaatcaaacaaagaaacaCCATAAACCCTTCATCTTGAGTGTTATCTTCTCCGAAACCATCAACCACGAAGATGGATAGGATCAGTTTGTTACCGGACTCTATCCTCTGCGACATTCTCTCTTACCCCCAACAAAAGAATGCTATTCTAACTCAGCGCAACGTAGATTACCCCATTGAAAGGTTCCGCTTCACTTGCTATCAAATTTCACAGAGTCTCTTATTAACATGGCTTAATGCCGTCATTGGTCTCCATCTTCAAGAACTGCATCTCGACATTAATCCAATGTTTGGAATTAACTTGCCTGAAGCCATACTCACTTGTCCATCACTAAAATCCCTTACTTTAAAACGTGAGTCTTCTTTGTATTGTTATCCAAAGTTTCCAAATGTTTATCTGCCATCCCTCAAGAACCTAGAGTTGGATGCCCTCTTTGTGGACCCCAGCAAGCTTTTATCCGGCTGCCCTGTTCTTGAAAATCTTAAGCTTTTTCTACAAAGCCACGATTTTTTTCCTGTTTACGTACCCACAATCCAGGAAAAAGATCTTCTCcagtttttttaacaattgataGAATCCAGTGTGATCTATCACCTTTGATTCTATGAGTGGGAccagaaataaataagagagagagCGTAATGAATGATTAGATTGAACACTGGATACCATCTAGTTTTTTTCtcactggagaggatccactcccCACAATCCATATGCCTTGCGCATTGAAAGGTTTAATTTTTGATGATAACACTACCTAGTataggaaaagtctaggggacagcagttttattgaattttgaccagcatgtaaccagcagagaaaTGTGAgtattggatgaaatctcacaccatcaaatcatcattgatagttaacaattacaaaaattgctggcccctaACATTGCTCACCGTGCATAATGACATTAGCCATCGTGTGATAGATACGCCATTTCTTGAATACCTCCATATGAAAATAATCCTCACATCTAAGCTACAGGTTTCGTTTAGCAATTTTCCTAACATGGTAGAGGCACATCTTGATATTGTTCATGATGGTGTTAAGCATGTTGGTTGGGTGCCCGACCTTCTCCATGCACTCcgtaaaacaaaatttttggcATTGAGAGGTCACACAACACAGGTAACATGCTTATTTAGTGTAATTATAACCCTAACTATgaattagaaattataattaatatatacttATGTTCTATACAGTGCTTATTTAGTGGTCAAGCTTTTAAGTTTCCAGAATTTCCCGGTTTGCTCAATCTAGAGCTTGATGTTCCAAGTTTCAAAACGAATTTCCTGCTAAACTTCCTTCATAATTGTTATGTGCTTGAATCTCTGGTGATTCATGATGTTTTCGAGGTATGAATACATTTCAATTTAAAACTAGTGTCTCTatttgttttttgttgtttgcCTGAATCTATTGAGAAGTGTTATCTTTTGTTAGCAGGGAGTAGATTTACTCCAGGTGGAGTATTATGGGTCAACATCATCAACTATGGTTCCCAATTGTGTGACATCACATCTCAAGAATTTTGAGTTTAGAGGATATCAAAACTCTTGCATGAGCGTGAATTTATcgggctaattttttttatattgtttaaatatatgtgtaataCATTATTATTAGAAGATTGGGTGTTTTTTTATATGGTGTTTTATTCAAATCGGACGGTCCAATTTGtttgaagagaaaaataaattacaaattggagggtccgatttgtttggagaaaaaaaaattacaaatcgGAGAGTccgttttgtattttttattttttttattttttaaaataaaaatcggACGATCCGATTTcaacattaaattttttttttttgaattcacaaatcggaccgtccgatttgtgattgtttgtttgaaaaaaaaaataaaacaaacaaatcGGTGCATCCGATTTGTATATCCCATACCAATGTAAAACACACTTCTATTCACAGCTTCTTGTTATACACTTCTCTCTTCcacataaaaaataacaagCGAATTTATCGCATATCTTTTACAAAGAGGTTTTGTTTTGAAGACAGTGACCATTcatctttattataatttggACCAAGAAATTCATGAACGAAACTTAATATACATGAAAGGGGACAATGGCCcctatcaaataaataaataaattttatttataaaccttctaattttataatttagttcctctctaattttattttttgctttttatttaattgtatttttttatgttagCCCCTTTTAAAAAGGTTCGAACTTCGCCTCTAAACAAGTTCTACAATATGTCAAGTAAATTTTAACGACATAAgtgtattttttaattgataactaatattttatgtatatataatatgattgaatttaaatataattagtattttttgtgCAAGAGGTATAAAGAGTCTTTGAACAAAAATTGTAATAAATTTATaggtttttttcgaaaaaataaaatattaaaccAGTTTTATAAATTTGGGAAGGATTAAATAAgtgaaaaaaaatcaattaagttATCAGAAAATTAAAACGCTAGTATTATTCATGAAAAATTGTAACAAATGATATCATTCATCTCTTGTTCTTGTAATTATATTTTGCGGACTCATTTAACACATTTTTTAAGTCCTTTGCAAAactttaaaagattttattttaaatacgtaaattaaattctatgtttacaattatatattttttaaaattaattatattttggtatttttaatatttatcttgTGCGCACTAATAACAagataaacataatatataacttaattacaatataaataaaatgatttttttaaataaataaaaaattaatatttttaaaaataagttatttcaattttaattttcgaaatgcGATTTCTTCTTTAAGATGAGTTTATCGGGCAAACTTCTCTAATTTTATAGAGTTCGCCGAACCCAAATTCTTCGACGAGaataaaactcaaaattttaaatcattatTATCGACTCCAATAATACATAGCACTATATCAGTACACACCAAGCATGACTCTCTAACATGGCCGACAGCAAtgaaaattattattatcatctCTAGAAATACgtatatatatagaaataaGCCATAGTTAaccaagatttttttattataaattataaaaaattattatttctaaAAAATACCACTTATGTACTCGAGAGACTATGATAATTGCCATTGTGCTTAAGAATTTGAGTTAGCCAATTATTTTTTAGAAGACGTAGTGAAATTCACTGGAAATGGAGGTACGACGAACTTGTccccaaattaaaaaaaaatgtatctttaaaattaaagtccaaataatttgttttttgaaataattttttttatttatttcaaaaaaaatctaaaataaaatatatatctcatttacaagatcacaataattaaaatggatataatttatttcaatttaaattttatcaatttaatttaattttttaatataatcgAATTTGAATATTTGATTCAAATAGTTATAATTTACATAATTACATTATATCCATTTGAATTTATTTCTTAGTTCAATCTAATTCAAATTATTGTGTtaatgagttataactcaaatggcATAGTCTTTCCATACTCAATTAAGAAGTTACGGATTCAAATCTCttatctttggtaaaaaaaaaaaatcaaattattatgATTTGATTGGATTATTTCATATCCAttctaaatttataattttttattatcatttttttaaaaattgaattacaTCCTatccaaatttaattttaaaaattttataatttaaatgatatctatacaaattttaaattaaaaattttataatttaaaaattctaaatcatTGATTGATTTGTCAACTCCAAATAAATCAAgtcaaaataaattcaaatcatataatacattttataataattttaatcaaacctatataatcaaaatcaaataaacactATTCTTTATTAGTGGAAAGTGAAAACCCTTGGTTCTCGTTTGATCCTCTCCGGAGATAGAAAAAAACGAAACCATCAACCATGAAGATGGATAGGATCAGTTTTTTACCCAATTCTATCCTTTGCAACATTCTCTCATACCTCCCAACAAAAGAAGCTGTATCCACCAGCATCCTCTCTAGCAGGTGGCGCCAAGTTTGTAAGGAACTCCAAGTCTTTGACATAGATGATACACCCTTTCGGTCCGGTCTGGAATGGGAAGCTCGATTTGTTTCATATGTGAATGCTATTCTATCTCAGCGCAGTGCAGATTACCCCATCCAAAAGTTCCGCCTCACTTGCAATAAAGTTTCAAAGAGTCTCCTCTTAACATGGCTTAATGCCGTCATTGGGCCCCATCTTCAAGAACTCTATCTCAGCATTGATCTACCAATCAAGCTGCCTGAAGCCATACTCACTTGTCCATCACTCAAGTCCCTTATTTTGAAACGTGATAGTTTTTTGGATTCTTATCCAAAGTTTTCAAATGTTTATTTGCCATCCCTCAAGAATCTAGAGTTGGATATCGTCTATATGGACCCCAGCAAGCTTTTATCCGGCTGCCCTGTTCTTGAAAATTTTAAGCTCATTTTACAGGTCCACGATAATTCTTGTGTTGCTCTCATACCTACAATGCAGCAGATGCCTCGCACATTGAAAAGTTTAATCATTGAAGATAACACATTTTTTAATGGGGTTAGCCATCGTTTGATTTTGATAGACACGCCATCTCTTGAATAccttcatataaaaataatgacccTCTTGAACTCTAAGCTAGAGTTTTCTTTTAGCAATTTCATTAACATAGTGGAGGCACATCTTGATCTTCTTCATGACTGTATTTACCATGTCGGTTGGGTGCCCCACCTTCTCCATGCACTGCGCGAAACAAAATTGTTGGCATTGAAAGGTTACTCAACACTGGTAACATGCTTGATGTAACTCAATTAtttgaatttataaattataactataattatgaattatgaactATAATTATTATGTACTTATCTTCTATGCAGTGCTTATTTAGTGCCCCAGCTTTCGAGTTTCCAGAATTTCACCGTTTGCTCAATCTAGAGCTTGATGTTCCATGTTTCAGCATAAACTTCCTGCTAAACTTCCTTCATAATTCTCATGTACTTGAAGCTCTTGTGATTCATGATATTTCAAAGGTATGAGTACATTTTAATTTAAAACTAGTGTCTCTATTTCTTTTTTGTTGTTTGCCTGAGTCTATTGAGAAGCGTTATTTCTTGTTATCaggaaaaatattttcatcTGGTGGAGTATGATGTGCCAGCACCACCAACCATGGTTCCTAATTGTGTGACTTCACATCtcaagaattttgaatttagagGATTCGAAGATTCTGTAGATAAGCGTGAATTTATTGCATATCTTTTACAAAGAGGACTTGCTTTGGAGATAGTTACAATTCATCTGAATTATGTTTTCAACCAAGAGACAAAGTATGATATTGTTAGGGAATTATCTGCTATACCAAGGGGCTCTACAACATGTCAGCTAAATTTCATTGACCAAAATGCTGTTGAACATGGTATGAACTCTCACTAACTCTATTCTCTGTTTTGATCAAAGGTGTTTTCATGTTAGAGccttaaaaagttttaaaaattattcaagTTGAATAACTGTTGGGACAATTTTAGGCCAGTCTgctaattaaattattaaaatatttgttgatgCTTATGAATAAATTTGTTTGATGCCCTGAAAACATGCACTTGAACATAGTAGGAAATTTATATATGCCGTTTAATGCTTTGAGTTGCATACATCAATTTGTGATGCAGGTTGATGGCAAGTTGGCAACTCTACACTCTGGTCAACTACAAAACGATTTTTGATGCATCATGACTAGGATATGAaccatgtttttatttttacttttctgtGAATCTTTTATTTGCTTAATACATTTTTTCcaataacatatttttttgATGCACTTGTTCTGCTAAAAGAGGCAGAGGTAATTTTTCGTT from Arachis stenosperma cultivar V10309 chromosome 9, arast.V10309.gnm1.PFL2, whole genome shotgun sequence encodes the following:
- the LOC130948875 gene encoding uncharacterized protein LOC130948875; translated protein: MVEAHLDIVHDGVKHVGWVPDLLHALRKTKFLALRGHTTQCLFSGQAFKFPEFPGLLNLELDVPSFKTNFLLNFLHNCYVLESLVIHDVFEGVDLLQVEYYGSTSSTMVPNCVTSHLKNFEFRGYQNSCMSVNLSG
- the LOC130951896 gene encoding F-box/FBD/LRR-repeat protein At5g53840-like, producing MKMDRISFLPNSILCNILSYLPTKEAVSTSILSSRWRQVCKELQVFDIDDTPFRSGLEWEARFVSYVNAILSQRSADYPIQKFRLTCNKVSKSLLLTWLNAVIGPHLQELYLSIDLPIKLPEAILTCPSLKSLILKRDSFLDSYPKFSNVYLPSLKNLELDIVYMDPSKLLSGCPVLENFKLILQVHDNSCVALIPTMQQMPRTLKSLIIEDNTFFNGVSHRLILIDTPSLEYLHIKIMTLLNSKLEFSFSNFINIVEAHLDLLHDCIYHVGWVPHLLHALRETKLLALKGYSTLCLFSAPAFEFPEFHRLLNLELDVPCFSINFLLNFLHNSHVLEALVIHDISKEKYFHLVEYDVPAPPTMVPNCVTSHLKNFEFRGFEDSVDKREFIAYLLQRGLALEIVTIHLNYVFNQETKYDIVRELSAIPRGSTTCQLNFIDQNAVEHG
- the LOC130948874 gene encoding F-box/LRR-repeat protein At1g48400-like, which encodes MDRISLLPDSILCDILSYPQQKNAILTQRNVDYPIERFRFTCYQISQSLLLTWLNAVIGLHLQELHLDINPMFGINLPEAILTCPSLKSLTLKRESSLYCYPKFPNVYLPSLKNLELDALFVDPSKLLSGCPVLENLKLFLQSHDFFPVYVPTIQEKDLLQFF